One Acidimicrobiales bacterium genomic region harbors:
- the rpmG gene encoding 50S ribosomal protein L33 produces the protein MAKNEKRVKVTLACDVCKRRNYITMKNKQNDRERIEMKKYCRWDRQHTLHKETR, from the coding sequence GTGGCTAAGAACGAGAAGCGTGTAAAGGTGACGCTCGCATGCGACGTGTGCAAGCGACGCAACTACATCACGATGAAGAACAAGCAGAACGACCGCGAGCGCATCGAGATGAAGAAGTACTGCCGCTGGGATCGCCAGCACACGCTCCACAAGGAGACGAGGTAA
- a CDS encoding RNA polymerase sigma factor: MESARGGDRAAVDELVRITYADTYTLAYRLTGHEDDARDVVQEAYLRAYRGLRRFRGDSQFTTWLYRITANCSANLLAKRARTRTEALPDDAPIIDGCPDRDPEERFAGETERARVAGALALLPWKLRQVIVLRDIYDLPHGSIASELGISEAAAKVRLHRARRRLKEVLSEAGDATGSGEPGTAREDLAGADRRTREESSDAIAS, translated from the coding sequence GTGGAGTCGGCGCGCGGCGGCGACCGCGCCGCGGTGGACGAGCTCGTACGGATCACCTATGCCGACACCTACACCCTCGCGTACCGGCTCACCGGCCACGAGGACGACGCCCGGGACGTCGTGCAGGAGGCGTACCTCCGGGCGTACCGGGGCCTGCGTCGCTTCCGGGGGGACTCGCAGTTCACGACCTGGCTGTACAGGATCACCGCCAACTGCTCCGCCAACCTGCTCGCCAAACGGGCCCGAACGCGCACCGAGGCGCTACCCGATGACGCCCCCATCATCGACGGCTGCCCCGACCGCGACCCCGAGGAGCGCTTCGCCGGCGAAACCGAGCGGGCCCGCGTAGCCGGGGCCCTCGCCCTGCTCCCGTGGAAGCTGCGCCAGGTGATCGTCCTGCGCGACATCTACGACCTGCCGCACGGGTCCATCGCTTCGGAGCTCGGCATTTCAGAAGCGGCGGCGAAGGTCCGGCTGCACCGCGCCCGCCGGCGGCTGAAGGAAGTGCTCAGCGAGGCCGGAGACGCAACCGGCTCCGGGGAACCAGGTACCGCCCGGGAGGACCTTGCCGGCGCAGATCGACGAACGCGGGAGGAGTCCAGCGATGCGATCGCTAGCTGA
- a CDS encoding MarR family transcriptional regulator, with the protein MTSPAPAEAVETARTAGSGDQPGTAGGATDLRLAGLVVELMDRTRQTVREVGEEEGLSIPQLDVLRRLRHGPSPMRRLAIQMNCEASNLTGLVDRLEARGLVERRPHPEDRRVRCVALTEAGETLDNQVWLAVAGRCELNQLSDSRKQMVAAALRDAMRDGEEIDLRQGAGA; encoded by the coding sequence ATGACCTCACCCGCTCCTGCCGAAGCGGTCGAAACCGCCCGCACCGCCGGTAGCGGCGACCAACCCGGCACGGCCGGTGGGGCCACCGACCTGCGTCTCGCCGGGCTGGTCGTGGAGTTGATGGACCGCACCCGCCAGACCGTGCGGGAAGTCGGAGAAGAGGAGGGGCTGAGCATCCCCCAACTCGACGTTCTGCGACGGCTTCGGCACGGCCCCAGCCCGATGCGCCGGCTGGCGATCCAGATGAACTGCGAGGCGTCCAACCTGACCGGTCTGGTCGACCGGCTCGAGGCCCGGGGGCTGGTCGAGCGCCGGCCCCACCCCGAGGATCGCAGGGTGAGGTGCGTCGCGCTCACCGAGGCTGGCGAGACGTTGGACAACCAGGTCTGGCTGGCTGTCGCGGGACGGTGCGAACTGAACCAGCTCAGCGATTCACGCAAGCAGATGGTCGCCGCCGCGCTGCGCGACGCCATGCGCGACGGTGAGGAGATCGACCTCCGCCAGGGGGCCGGCGCCTAA
- the secE gene encoding preprotein translocase subunit SecE → MNRQQRRSLQRQGQVSEDGTPEANRPEPPERRPARVVAGAPRRRTSPRQFLHEVNVEMRKVAWPTRAETINYSTVVFVTLAILMALIFGLDLGFSKLAVFLFK, encoded by the coding sequence ATGAACCGACAACAGAGGCGTTCCCTGCAGCGCCAGGGGCAAGTGAGCGAAGACGGCACGCCCGAGGCCAACCGTCCCGAGCCGCCCGAGCGCCGGCCCGCGCGGGTGGTCGCCGGCGCGCCCCGCCGGCGCACCTCGCCCCGCCAGTTCCTCCACGAGGTGAACGTGGAGATGCGCAAGGTCGCCTGGCCCACACGGGCGGAGACGATCAACTACTCGACGGTCGTGTTCGTCACCCTGGCTATCCTGATGGCCCTCATCTTCGGCTTGGACCTGGGCTTCTCCAAGCTGGCCGTATTCCTCTTCAAGTAG
- the nusG gene encoding transcription termination/antitermination protein NusG — MIHSYAGYENKVKSNLESRIASMNMEERIFEVVIPMEDVIEFKNGKKQVVSKKVFPGYLMVRMYLDDDSWYVVRNTPGVTGFVGLGARPTPLTRREVENILQVKPEEGEGAGVKKSRPRLEYELGESVRVREGPFADFSGTIAEINEDQLKLKVLVNIFGRETPVELDFAQVAKL, encoded by the coding sequence GTGATCCACAGCTACGCGGGCTACGAGAACAAGGTGAAGTCCAATCTCGAGAGCCGCATCGCCTCCATGAACATGGAGGAGCGGATCTTCGAGGTCGTCATCCCGATGGAAGACGTCATCGAGTTCAAGAACGGCAAGAAGCAGGTCGTCTCGAAGAAGGTCTTCCCCGGCTATCTGATGGTGCGCATGTACCTCGACGACGACTCGTGGTACGTGGTCCGCAACACGCCGGGGGTCACCGGGTTCGTCGGCCTCGGAGCGCGCCCGACCCCGCTCACCCGCCGCGAGGTGGAGAACATCCTCCAAGTCAAGCCGGAGGAGGGCGAGGGAGCCGGCGTCAAGAAGAGCCGCCCGCGCCTGGAGTACGAACTGGGCGAATCGGTGCGCGTGCGAGAGGGGCCGTTCGCGGACTTCAGCGGCACCATCGCCGAGATCAACGAAGACCAGCTCAAGCTCAAGGTCCTCGTCAACATCTTCGGGCGGGAGACGCCCGTCGAACTTGACTTCGCCCAGGTGGCGAAGCTCTAA
- the rplK gene encoding 50S ribosomal protein L11: MAKRRVTAIVKIQLPAGKATPAPPVGTALGPHGVQTMEFVKQYNAATEDKVGQVIPVEITIFEDRSFTFVLKTPPTAVLIRQAAGVEKGAKTTGRETAGTITDAQLTEIAQIKMPDLNANDLESAKAQVAGSARSMGIKVG, from the coding sequence ATGGCAAAGAGGCGCGTAACCGCCATAGTCAAGATCCAGCTGCCCGCCGGGAAGGCCACCCCTGCGCCGCCCGTCGGAACCGCGCTCGGCCCGCACGGCGTGCAGACGATGGAGTTCGTCAAGCAGTACAACGCCGCGACCGAGGACAAGGTCGGTCAGGTGATCCCGGTGGAGATCACCATCTTCGAGGACCGGTCATTCACCTTCGTGCTGAAGACGCCCCCGACCGCCGTCCTGATCCGCCAGGCAGCGGGCGTCGAGAAGGGTGCCAAGACCACCGGACGTGAGACGGCAGGGACGATCACCGACGCGCAGCTGACGGAGATCGCCCAGATCAAGATGCCCGATCTCAACGCCAACGACCTCGAATCCGCCAAGGCACAGGTAGCGGGCTCGGCGCGATCGATGGGCATCAAGGTCGGATAA
- the rplA gene encoding 50S ribosomal protein L1, with protein sequence MSQKGKKYEDAAKRFDRTRAYPPAEAVELVRSLAPAKFDETVELALRLGIDPRKADQMIRGTVALPSGTGKSVRVAVFAAGPAAEEARAAGADVVGADDLVARVDGGFMDFDVAIATPELMGQVGRLGRKLGPRGLMPNPKTGTVTTDVGKAVTDFKGGRVEYRADTRSRGVVQVPIGKVSFTRPQLLANLRAVVDEVNRAKPAAAKGRYIKSVSLSSTMGPGVDIDPATLRITDEDLVDAGAS encoded by the coding sequence ATGTCGCAAAAAGGTAAGAAGTACGAGGACGCCGCCAAGCGCTTCGACCGCACCCGCGCTTACCCGCCCGCCGAGGCGGTGGAGCTGGTGAGGAGCCTGGCGCCGGCGAAGTTCGACGAGACCGTAGAACTGGCGCTTCGCCTGGGAATCGACCCGCGCAAGGCCGACCAGATGATCCGCGGCACCGTCGCGCTGCCATCCGGGACGGGCAAGTCGGTGCGCGTCGCGGTGTTCGCAGCCGGCCCCGCCGCCGAAGAGGCGCGCGCCGCCGGTGCCGACGTCGTCGGAGCTGATGACCTGGTTGCTCGCGTCGACGGAGGTTTCATGGACTTCGACGTCGCGATCGCGACACCCGAGCTGATGGGCCAGGTTGGACGGCTCGGCCGCAAGCTCGGCCCCCGCGGGCTCATGCCCAACCCCAAGACAGGGACCGTCACGACCGACGTCGGTAAGGCGGTGACCGACTTCAAGGGCGGCCGGGTCGAGTACCGCGCGGATACCCGTTCCCGCGGCGTCGTGCAGGTGCCGATAGGCAAGGTGAGCTTCACCCGGCCGCAGCTGCTCGCCAACCTCCGGGCAGTTGTCGATGAGGTCAACCGTGCCAAGCCGGCGGCGGCGAAGGGCCGCTACATCAAATCGGTGTCGTTGAGCTCGACAATGGGCCCGGGCGTGGACATCGACCCGGCGACCCTGCGGATCACCGACGAGGACCTGGTAGACGCCGGCGCGTCCTAG
- a CDS encoding DUF3817 domain-containing protein, with the protein MAQPARALIGKRPEAALARYRVMSYVVGVMLIIVFCAIPFDSVESVVGPIHGVFYIVYLITVLDVFVRWRLRLPTLLAMVAGGWVPFLAFIVERWVHRRLTNLSGIVD; encoded by the coding sequence GTGGCGCAACCCGCGCGGGCTCTGATCGGCAAGCGGCCCGAGGCCGCGCTGGCTCGCTACAGGGTGATGTCCTACGTGGTCGGCGTGATGCTGATCATCGTGTTCTGCGCCATCCCGTTCGACTCCGTCGAGAGCGTGGTCGGGCCGATACACGGGGTCTTCTACATCGTCTACCTGATCACGGTCCTCGACGTGTTCGTGAGATGGCGCCTGCGCTTGCCGACGCTCCTGGCCATGGTCGCCGGGGGGTGGGTTCCCTTCCTGGCGTTCATCGTGGAGCGCTGGGTGCACCGGCGGCTAACCAACCTTTCCGGTATTGTTGATTGA
- a CDS encoding sulfite exporter TauE/SafE family protein, giving the protein MHIDWWQTLAGGLVGIMVGITGMGGGALLTPLLILVFGINPGTAVSSDLLTSLIMRPVGGAVHVRRRTVAWRLVGWLCLGSVPAGFSGVLVLRALGNGHEVQRDVQLAIAWALVAAVASIVLKAAIGSRRSGAGAVRRHASDVRPRPLPTVAVGVAGGFMVGMTSVGSGSLMVVLLLALYPRLAAKSLVGTDLVQAVPLIAAATLGHALYGHISLGLTASLVIGSVPGIYLGARLSSSAPEGLIRPALVIVLTATALKMLGVATETVLWAAAGFCVAALIAAAVLALRRAGTRAAMMVELSKP; this is encoded by the coding sequence GTGCACATCGACTGGTGGCAGACCCTCGCCGGCGGGTTGGTGGGGATCATGGTCGGGATCACCGGGATGGGCGGCGGGGCGCTGCTCACCCCGCTCCTGATCCTCGTGTTCGGGATCAACCCGGGGACCGCAGTATCGAGTGACCTGCTGACGTCGCTGATCATGCGCCCGGTAGGTGGAGCGGTCCATGTTCGGCGTCGGACGGTGGCATGGCGGCTCGTGGGTTGGCTCTGCCTGGGCTCGGTCCCGGCGGGGTTCTCCGGCGTGCTCGTCCTGCGCGCTCTCGGCAATGGCCACGAAGTCCAGCGCGACGTGCAGCTGGCCATCGCCTGGGCGCTGGTTGCGGCGGTGGCGTCGATCGTCTTGAAGGCCGCCATCGGGTCGCGACGCTCCGGCGCGGGAGCGGTTCGGCGGCATGCCAGCGATGTGAGACCCAGGCCACTGCCCACGGTCGCGGTCGGCGTCGCCGGCGGGTTCATGGTGGGGATGACCTCGGTGGGATCGGGTTCGCTCATGGTCGTGCTTCTGCTGGCGTTGTACCCGAGGCTCGCAGCCAAGAGTCTCGTGGGGACCGACCTGGTTCAGGCGGTCCCTCTCATTGCGGCAGCCACCCTCGGGCACGCCCTGTACGGCCACATAAGCCTCGGGTTGACGGCCTCGCTGGTGATCGGGAGCGTGCCGGGCATCTACCTCGGGGCGCGGCTTTCGTCGAGCGCCCCCGAGGGCCTGATCCGCCCGGCGCTGGTGATCGTGCTGACCGCCACAGCGCTGAAGATGCTCGGGGTGGCGACGGAAACCGTGCTGTGGGCCGCGGCCGGTTTCTGCGTGGCGGCCCTGATCGCAGCCGCGGTGCTGGCCCTTCGCCGGGCGGGAACGCGGGCCGCTATGATGGTCGAGCTTTCCAAGCCGTAG
- the rplJ gene encoding 50S ribosomal protein L10, which produces MENPRPEKVAVVEEVRQHFADSDAAILTEYRGLKVQDLAGLRRTLRTNGGEYKIFKNTLVRLAAKQSGLEELESLLEGPTGITFVSGDAAAVAKSLREYARTNPLLVIKGGVLGDKVIGPRETTALADLPSRDVLLAHLAGAMAAPLQQLAGLMQALPRNMAYGLAALRDKKAAESDGAAAAEVAEPAAETAEQTTDETQTQE; this is translated from the coding sequence TTGGAGAATCCGAGACCGGAGAAGGTGGCGGTCGTCGAGGAAGTGCGCCAGCACTTCGCCGATTCGGACGCCGCGATCCTGACCGAGTACCGCGGGCTGAAGGTCCAGGACCTGGCGGGCCTGCGGAGGACCCTTCGCACCAACGGCGGCGAGTACAAGATCTTCAAGAACACGCTCGTCCGCCTCGCTGCCAAGCAGTCTGGGCTCGAGGAGCTCGAGAGCCTGCTGGAGGGGCCGACGGGCATAACGTTCGTGAGCGGCGACGCCGCGGCCGTTGCCAAGTCGCTGCGTGAGTACGCGAGGACCAACCCGCTGCTCGTCATCAAAGGCGGCGTCCTCGGCGACAAGGTCATCGGACCGAGGGAAACCACCGCCTTGGCGGACCTGCCCTCGCGCGACGTGCTGCTCGCACACCTCGCCGGTGCGATGGCAGCGCCGTTGCAGCAGCTCGCCGGCCTGATGCAGGCGCTCCCGCGCAACATGGCGTACGGGCTCGCTGCCCTGCGTGACAAGAAGGCGGCCGAAAGCGACGGTGCAGCCGCGGCGGAGGTCGCCGAACCGGCCGCCGAGACCGCAGAACAGACCACGGACGAAACACAGACCCAGGAGTAG
- the rplL gene encoding 50S ribosomal protein L7/L12 encodes MATKEEILDSIAALTVLELSELLKDFEERFGVTAAAPVAVAAAPAAGGGAGEPAAEEEQDEFDVILASAGDKKIQVIKEVRSLTNLGLKEAKDLVDAAPKPVLEKVSKEDAEKAKAQLEGAGATVELK; translated from the coding sequence ATGGCAACCAAAGAAGAGATCCTCGACAGCATCGCCGCACTCACCGTTCTCGAGCTTTCCGAGCTGCTGAAGGACTTCGAGGAGCGCTTCGGCGTCACCGCAGCCGCGCCCGTCGCGGTGGCCGCGGCCCCCGCAGCCGGCGGCGGCGCTGGCGAACCGGCAGCGGAGGAGGAGCAAGACGAGTTCGACGTCATCCTGGCGTCCGCCGGCGACAAGAAGATCCAGGTGATCAAGGAGGTGCGTTCGCTCACGAACCTCGGCCTGAAGGAGGCCAAGGATCTCGTCGATGCCGCGCCCAAGCCGGTGCTCGAGAAGGTGAGCAAGGAAGACGCCGAGAAGGCCAAGGCGCAGCTCGAGGGAGCCGGCGCCACCGTCGAGCTCAAGTAG